Within Oceanicoccus sp. KOV_DT_Chl, the genomic segment TGAATCACGCGTTGGTGACTTCCGGTGTTGGTGTGCCTACGGGTGGAGCGATACTTGGGAAGATGTAGGTTGGGTTGGTTTTTTTCGGGGGAAGTTTGGGGGCTGCTATTGCGGCCCTTTTTTTATTGTTTGCCGGTTTCGCCCGGCGGCAAGTTACTTCATTTTTCAAAAAATGAGACTAAGAAAAGTGAATTCCATCGGGTACAACCCCTTCGTATCTAAATTGTCATTCCCGACCCCGATCGGGACAAAAGCACGAAGTGCGTTGAACGCCTGTTTTATTCAAGGGGGCCCGCAGGGTGTACCTAAAACGCTTCACGGGGCAGGCTCAGCGGAGCGAATCATCCAGAGCTACGGAGTGATTATTTCTATACCTATGCCGCAGTTTAATCATTAAGTTTAAACTACCCAAGCAATCAAAACTTAAAATCAAAAAAACTCAAACAAAAAACCATAACTACAATTACCCCGAAGCCTTTAACGCTGCAATCCCGGCAATCGAACGGTCCACCGTCGCACACCACAGAGCCTCGAAATGATCAACAGCCATATACTTACCGAAGTTCGCATAGACGGGGTCATTCCATACCGCGCGGTTACGCTCCACCACCACCGAATCACTCGCACCCAGTTGCAGTACCGCAAAACCCACTACCTCCCACAACAGGCTCTGAGCCTGCCGCGCAGCATCTTCCTCCGCAAGTCCCGCCTGCTGAATTAGTCCAGCCAATTCTTCCAGCTTGGTCACAATGGCGGCAGACGACGCGACCAGGGCGATCAACTGCATCAGCTCCGGGCCCTTGACCATCAATGCCAAAGAGCGGTTCATCCAATCTCTTATGGCGATGTCCCAGCGATCTGCTGCACAATCTACAGCCATGTCTTTTAGCGCCAATGCCGCCAGCTCGGCAAGCAGATCGTCCTTGTTTCTGAAGTAGTTGTAGATTGAGGTGGGTGCCGTTCCTAGGCGCTGGGCCAAGCTGCGGATAGTAAATGCTCCCTCACCCTCCCGGAGAATAAGCATAGCGGTGTTAAGGATGTCTTCCCGACTGGTTTGGGGCGGGCGGCCAGATTTCTTTTTTGTCATCTTCAGGTTTTTTATTGACTTTATGAACGGTGTTACATAATTATATATTGTAACGCTGTTCATAAATACCCCGGAGGATTAAAGTGTCGTATCCATCACCCCAGCAACCTGTCTCTATCAAGCTGATCAATCGATTGGGCCGGGTGCCTCGCCAGCTAGGGCTGTCTGCGCCTTCGCTCGCTCCGGAGAAGTTAATCGTCAAGGCACAAAAGCAGACCGGGCTCAGCGACTTTGGAGATGACAGCTTCCGGTTGGGCCTTGATAGACTCACCGCAGCTTTAGAAAACGAGGCAAGGTTATCGACGATTGGCCGCATCGCTGCTCATGGCATGTTGCTCGACAATCTGAAGATACGTCTGCAGTTAACTGACTATCGCAAACAACGCCCCGTCGTCGCGGAGCAACTTATCAAGCGCCCGCTCTTTGTGCTGGGTCTGCCGCGCACCGGCACCACCATCCTCTATGAATTATTGGCGCAGGATCCGGCCCACCGCGCACCGATGAGCTGGGAGGTATCGCAACCCATACCGCCGGCACAGTTGCAGACATTCACAACCGACCCGCGAATCCCCGTAGTGGATAAGATCCTGCAACAAACGGAAATGCTGGCACCGGGTTTCAAAGCTATTCACGCAATCGGTGCCGAATTGCCCAGGAGTGCATTGCGATGCTGGCCTCCCATTTTATCTCTGATCAATATGGCGCCAGCTTTTTCATACCGGGCTATCGCCGCTGGGCGCTAGACCAGGACATGGGCGCGGCTTACCAGTGGCACTACCACTTTCTGCAGCACCTGCAGGTGGATTATATGAAAGAACGCTGGGTACTGAAAACCCCGCCCCACCTCGCCTACCTTGACAGCATCGTCAATCAGTACCCCGACGCGGCCATTGTTCAAACTCACCGCGCGCCCATGGATGTAATGGGCTCTACCGCCAGCCTTGCCTGCACCCTGCACAGCGCCTTTAGTGATGATATCGATCCCATAGCCGTCGGCCTGTCGGAAGTAGAATATTTTGCCGAAATGATAAAGCGCGGTATGGCGCAACGCGAGGCTATGCCGGATCGGGAGAGCCGCTTCTTCGATGTGCAGTTCAGCGACATTATCCGTGATCCCATCGCGGAGATAGAAAAAATCTACCGCCATTTTGATTTTGAATTTACCGACATTGCCCGTTCCGCTATGCA encodes:
- a CDS encoding sulfotransferase; its protein translation is MSYPSPQQPVSIKLINRLGRVPRQLGLSAPSLAPEKLIVKAQKQTGLSDFGDDSFRLGLDRLTAALENEARLSTIGRIAAHGMLLDNLKIRLQLTDYRKQRPVVAEQLIKRPLFVLGLPRTGTTILYELLAQDPAHRAPMSWEVSQPIPPAQLQTFTTDPRIPVVDKILQQTEMLAPGFKAIHAIGAELPRSALRCWPPILSLINMAPAFSYRAIAAGR
- a CDS encoding TetR/AcrR family transcriptional regulator gives rise to the protein MNSVTIYNYVTPFIKSIKNLKMTKKKSGRPPQTSREDILNTAMLILREGEGAFTIRSLAQRLGTAPTSIYNYFRNKDDLLAELAALALKDMAVDCAADRWDIAIRDWMNRSLALMVKGPELMQLIALVASSAAIVTKLEELAGLIQQAGLAEEDAARQAQSLLWEVVGFAVLQLGASDSVVVERNRAVWNDPVYANFGKYMAVDHFEALWCATVDRSIAGIAALKASG
- a CDS encoding sulfotransferase: MLASHFISDQYGASFFIPGYRRWALDQDMGAAYQWHYHFLQHLQVDYMKERWVLKTPPHLAYLDSIVNQYPDAAIVQTHRAPMDVMGSTASLACTLHSAFSDDIDPIAVGLSEVEYFAEMIKRGMAQREAMPDRESRFFDVQFSDIIRDPIAEIEKIYRHFDFEFTDIARSAMQHYLDNRPREKHGKHHYTLEQFGLNRDKHGPLFSDYCQRFGLKD